Within the Dehalococcoidia bacterium genome, the region CCTCGACGTCGATCAGGCAGACTGCTCCGGCCTCGGCGCCCGTCTGGCGGATCGCGGCTTCGATCACGCTGTTCAGCGCGCCCAGCAGCCGTTCGGCCGGGGGATCCGATTGCAGCAGCGTAGCGGACATGGATTGATCCAGGCGCGAGGGGCGGCGCACGACCCGCCGTCCGGCGCGGAACGTTCCGAGCCGAATCGCTTTGGTATGATACCAGACCTGGCGCCTACGTACCCGAATGTGGCTCGATCTTGCGCCGGTGAAAACACGCGCCGGCAGCCGGGGCGCGGCGCCTAACCCTCGTTTCGCTGGCGAAACCCGTCCCTTCCCGCGTCGGGAAGGGTCGCCTGGAGCGTTCGGAGCGCTGTACGAAGACGTGCGACTCCAGGCCCGACGCGGGCAGGCGTCGCAGAAGCGTTCCGGGCGCCGTGCGAGGGCAGCGGGGCTGGGATTGCCGCCGCTACCCCTGGTTGGTCATGATCACCGTGCCGGCGGCGGAGAACATGCCGCCGGGGCCGTGGGCAATGCTGATCTTGACGTTTGGCAACTGCGCCTCGGCCTCGCCGCGCAACTGCCGCACCGATTCCTGCAAGGCGAACATGCCGTACATGCCGGTGTGCGTGTAGGAGAGGCCGCCGCCGTTGGTGTTCACCGGCAGCTCGCCGCCCGGCGCCCCGCGCATCTCCGCGAAGAACGGCCCGCTCTCGCCCGGCTTGACGAAGCCCAGCCCTTCAAGCGCGTACATCGGCGTGTGCACGAACGCGTCGTAGAGCTGCAGGTGGTCCACGTCCTTGCGCTCGATGCCGGCCAGGCGGAAGGCGCGGTCGCCGGAGGTCTTGAACGATCGCGACTCGGTAAAGTCGTGCATCGTGCTGACCATCACGTCCTCGCACGATTCGCCTGTTCCCAGCACGTAGACCGGCGGCTTCTTGAAGTCGCGTGCCTTCTCGGCCGTGGTCAGGATCAGCGCCCCGCCGCCGTCGGTCACCAGGCAGCATTCGAGCAGGTGCAGCGGCCAGCTGATCAGGCGCGAGTTGAGCACGTCGTCGATTGTGATTGGGTCGCGCATCATCGCCCGCGTGTTCTTCGCCGCCCAGGCGCGGGTGGAGACGGCGACGGCGGCGAGCTGCTCCTCCGTGGTGCCGTACTTCTGCATGTGGCGCACGATCGGCACGGGAAACTGCGATGGCGCGCCGAATGTCCCGTAGGGCGCCTCGAACTGGCCGGGAATCGAGCTGGCGCCGCCGCCGAAGCCGCCCTTGCCCACGCGCGAGCGCCCGCTCTCGCCGTGCGTGATCAGCACGAAGTTGCAGTAGCCCGCCGTCAGCGCCGCCACGGCGTGCGAGACGTGGATCATGAAGGAGCAGCCGCCGACCGAGGTGCCGTCCACGTACTGCGGCACGATGCCGAGGTAGTCGGCCACGGCCACCGGCGACTGGCCGGCGCTGGCGATGCCGTCGATCAGCTTCTTGTCGATGCCCGCGTCGCGGATCGCGTTGCGCGCGGCGTTGGCGTGCAGTTGAATCTCGGAGACGCCGGGAATGACGCCGACCGTATCCGTCTCGGCCGCGCCGATGATCGCCACTTGCTTGCGCAGATCGGGTGCCATCGCCTACGCTCCTTGCTTCTGCGCCGGCTGGAAGCGCGGCAGGGTGATCGTTTCGCTCATCTCGGTGAATACGACTTCGAGCGGCATGTCGGGCTTGAGGCTCTCCGGCTTCGGCTCGACGTTGATGATGTTGGACATCAGGTGCGGGCCTTCGTCCAGCTTGACGA harbors:
- a CDS encoding thiolase: MAPDLRKQVAIIGAAETDTVGVIPGVSEIQLHANAARNAIRDAGIDKKLIDGIASAGQSPVAVADYLGIVPQYVDGTSVGGCSFMIHVSHAVAALTAGYCNFVLITHGESGRSRVGKGGFGGGASSIPGQFEAPYGTFGAPSQFPVPIVRHMQKYGTTEEQLAAVAVSTRAWAAKNTRAMMRDPITIDDVLNSRLISWPLHLLECCLVTDGGGALILTTAEKARDFKKPPVYVLGTGESCEDVMVSTMHDFTESRSFKTSGDRAFRLAGIERKDVDHLQLYDAFVHTPMYALEGLGFVKPGESGPFFAEMRGAPGGELPVNTNGGGLSYTHTGMYGMFALQESVRQLRGEAEAQLPNVKISIAHGPGGMFSAAGTVIMTNQG